Proteins encoded in a region of the Ancylobacter sp. SL191 genome:
- a CDS encoding Trm112 family protein: MADTDLQPTGRAGYELDPKLLEILVCPVTKAPLDYDRESRELISRPARLAYPIRDGIPIMLADEARSLTEDEAERRWGA, translated from the coding sequence ATGGCCGATACCGACCTCCAGCCGACCGGCCGCGCCGGCTATGAGCTCGATCCCAAGCTTCTGGAGATCCTGGTGTGCCCGGTCACCAAGGCGCCGCTGGATTATGACCGCGAGTCGCGCGAGCTGATCTCCCGGCCGGCGCGCCTCGCCTATCCGATCCGCGACGGCATCCCGATCATGCTGGCGGACGAAGCCCGCTCGCTGACCGAGGACGAAGCCGAGCGCCGCTGGGGGGCGTGA
- a CDS encoding acyl-CoA thioesterase yields the protein MSPSDATSPASGPTGSSAAELVNLLDLETLEVNLFRGSNPPESWPFRTRVFGGQVLAQALVAAQRTVDLAAHSLHAYFLLAGDPAAPILYEVERVRDGRSFATRRTVAIQHGRPIFIMSVSFHREEPGLDHQLDLEGEVPAPEDVPGIHDLPANVLASLPEPVRAYWLRPRPIELKPIGLGERRSVPRRMVWFRAAQALPDDPALHRAVLAYATDMTLLEATTVVHGTSVLGAGIQAASLDHALWLHRPFRADGWLLYVQDSPSASGARGLARGLIYDQAGRLIASVAQEGLIRPVGQAD from the coding sequence ATGAGTCCGTCCGACGCCACGTCGCCCGCTTCCGGCCCGACCGGGTCCAGTGCCGCCGAACTCGTCAATCTGCTCGATCTCGAAACCCTTGAGGTCAATCTGTTCCGCGGCAGCAACCCGCCGGAATCCTGGCCGTTCCGCACGCGGGTGTTCGGCGGGCAGGTGCTGGCGCAGGCGCTGGTCGCCGCCCAGCGCACGGTCGACCTCGCGGCCCATTCGCTGCACGCCTATTTCCTGCTGGCCGGCGATCCGGCCGCGCCGATCCTCTACGAGGTCGAGCGCGTGCGCGACGGGCGCTCCTTCGCCACGCGGCGCACCGTGGCGATCCAGCACGGGCGGCCGATCTTCATCATGTCGGTGTCGTTCCACCGCGAGGAGCCGGGCCTCGACCATCAGCTCGATCTCGAGGGCGAGGTGCCCGCGCCGGAGGATGTGCCCGGCATTCACGACCTTCCCGCGAACGTGCTTGCCAGCCTGCCGGAGCCGGTGCGCGCCTATTGGTTGCGCCCGCGCCCGATCGAGCTCAAGCCCATCGGCCTCGGCGAGCGGCGCAGCGTGCCCCGCCGCATGGTGTGGTTCCGCGCCGCGCAGGCGCTGCCGGACGATCCGGCGCTGCACCGGGCGGTGCTGGCCTACGCCACCGACATGACGCTGCTCGAGGCCACCACCGTCGTTCACGGCACCAGCGTGCTCGGCGCGGGCATCCAGGCCGCCAGCCTCGACCACGCGCTGTGGCTGCACCGCCCCTTCCGCGCCGATGGCTGGCTGCTCTATGTCCAGGACAGCCCGAGCGCCTCCGGCGCGCGCGGATTGGCGCGCGGGCTGATCTACGACCAGGCCGGTCGCCTCATCGCTTCCGTGGCGCAGGAAGGGCTCATACGCCCGGTTGGTCAGGCCGACTGA
- a CDS encoding GntR family transcriptional regulator, translated as MDTSPLDLVFEPRLHGETVQQWVFRRLRRSVMSGRFPPGQAVTIRGLAEALGVSAMPVREALRRLVAERALVLLDNRRVRVPEMTARRFEELVATRTLLECEAAARALAVADKVFLRRLHALNRDSDAAVETNDVEAMIETNLAFHGALYGGRPDNVLLPLIESVWLQIGPFMRLALEDLETHYPVDRHVQALTALEAKDEAGLRGAIEADIRDGIGHLMARLG; from the coding sequence ATGGACACGTCCCCGCTCGATCTCGTCTTTGAGCCGCGCCTGCATGGCGAGACGGTGCAGCAATGGGTGTTCCGCCGCCTGCGCCGCTCGGTGATGAGCGGGCGCTTCCCGCCCGGCCAGGCGGTGACCATTCGCGGGCTTGCCGAGGCGCTGGGCGTCTCCGCCATGCCGGTGCGCGAGGCGCTGCGCCGGCTGGTGGCCGAGCGGGCGCTGGTGCTGCTCGACAATCGCCGGGTGCGCGTGCCCGAGATGACCGCCCGCCGCTTCGAGGAACTGGTGGCGACGCGCACTTTGCTGGAATGCGAGGCCGCCGCGCGCGCCCTCGCCGTCGCGGACAAGGTGTTCCTGCGTCGCCTGCACGCGCTCAACCGCGATTCGGACGCGGCGGTGGAGACGAACGACGTCGAGGCGATGATCGAGACCAACCTCGCCTTCCATGGCGCGCTCTATGGCGGGCGGCCGGACAATGTGCTGCTGCCGCTGATCGAATCGGTCTGGTTGCAGATCGGCCCGTTCATGCGCCTCGCGCTGGAGGATCTGGAGACGCATTACCCGGTCGATCGCCATGTTCAGGCGCTGACCGCGCTGGAGGCGAAGGACGAGGCCGGGCTACGCGGCGCCATCGAGGCGGACATCCGCGACGGCATCGGCCATCTCATGGCGCGGCTGGGGTAG
- a CDS encoding LON peptidase substrate-binding domain-containing protein: protein MAINKPYGGPEELPRIIPLFPLEGALLLPRCQLPLNIFEPRYVAMVDAALAGSRLIGMIQPAFDPTGRPLAGGAALAGVGCVGRITEIAESGDGRYILNLSGVARFRLLAEIEADTPFRQGEVDFNAFADDFKPGAGGDAVDRGALLRTLADYLDANQLEADWESIKDAPNEALVNALAMMSPFGPREKQALLEAATLANRAEMLIAVTQMAMARTAGGDGDNSLQ, encoded by the coding sequence ATGGCGATCAACAAGCCTTATGGCGGCCCCGAGGAGCTGCCGCGCATCATCCCGCTCTTCCCGCTGGAAGGGGCGCTGCTGCTGCCGCGCTGCCAGCTGCCGCTCAACATCTTCGAGCCGCGCTATGTGGCGATGGTGGACGCGGCGCTGGCGGGCAGCCGGCTCATCGGCATGATCCAGCCGGCCTTCGACCCGACCGGGCGTCCGCTCGCGGGCGGGGCGGCGCTGGCCGGGGTCGGCTGTGTCGGGCGCATCACCGAGATCGCCGAGAGCGGCGACGGGCGCTACATCCTCAACCTCTCCGGCGTCGCGCGCTTCCGCCTGCTGGCGGAGATCGAGGCGGACACCCCGTTCCGCCAGGGCGAGGTGGATTTCAATGCCTTCGCCGATGACTTCAAGCCGGGCGCCGGCGGTGACGCGGTGGATCGCGGCGCGCTGCTGCGCACGCTGGCCGACTATCTCGATGCCAACCAGCTTGAAGCGGACTGGGAGAGCATCAAGGACGCGCCCAACGAGGCGCTGGTGAACGCGCTCGCCATGATGTCGCCCTTCGGCCCGCGCGAGAAGCAGGCCCTTCTGGAGGCGGCCACGCTCGCCAATCGGGCGGAGATGCTGATCGCCGTCACCCAGATGGCGATGGCCCGCACCGCCGGCGGCGACGGCGACAACTCGCTTCAGTAG
- a CDS encoding P-II family nitrogen regulator, which yields MKIVMAIIKPFKLEEVRDALTGIGVHGLTVTEVKGYGRQKGHTEIYRGAEYAVSFLPKLKIEVAVASENVSKVIDAITTSAKTGQIGDGKIFVYAIDQAVRIRTGETDADAL from the coding sequence ATGAAGATCGTCATGGCTATCATCAAGCCTTTCAAGCTTGAGGAAGTCCGGGATGCGCTCACTGGGATCGGTGTGCACGGACTGACCGTCACGGAAGTGAAGGGGTATGGCCGCCAGAAGGGCCACACCGAAATCTACCGTGGCGCCGAATATGCGGTGAGCTTCCTTCCGAAGCTCAAGATCGAGGTCGCCGTGGCCTCGGAGAACGTGTCCAAGGTCATCGACGCCATCACCACCTCGGCGAAGACCGGCCAGATCGGCGACGGAAAGATCTTCGTCTATGCGATCGACCAGGCCGTTCGCATCCGCACCGGCGAGACCGACGCCGACGCGCTCTGA
- a CDS encoding ammonium transporter — protein sequence MTTKKWMSAGLPALAVTTLASAAAFAQDAALAAAPAAPTINKADTTWMLLSTILVLMMAVPGLALFYGGLVRAKNFLSVIAQVFYSVCVVTIIWFAYGYSLAFTGGSSFIGGFSKAFLHGVTLESLGATFSVGVAIPELVFIVFQLTFAAITPALIVGAFAERIKFSAVVLFIPLWVTLIYFPMAHMVWYWAGPDAVDAAAKALAAATDPAAKEAAQAALDAVLADTGLIFSFGAIDFAGGTVVHINAGIAGLVGALIIGKRTGYGKELMPPHSLPFALVGAALLWVGWFGFNAGSNLEASPLTVLAVLNTFVAPAAAALGWALVEWLAKGKPSLLGLASGVVAGLVAVTPAAGFAGPMGSIVLGFVTGIICFFFCTTVKNALGYDDSLDVFGVHCVGGIVGAIGTGIVVSPALGGTGIYDYVAGAVASYDMATQVTAQIKGVLVTLVWSGVGSAILFWIVNLIVGLRPSVEKEREGLDIVDHGERAYHS from the coding sequence ATGACGACGAAGAAGTGGATGAGCGCGGGTCTTCCCGCGCTGGCGGTGACGACGCTGGCTTCGGCCGCCGCTTTCGCCCAGGACGCGGCCCTTGCCGCGGCGCCGGCGGCGCCGACCATCAACAAGGCCGATACGACCTGGATGCTGCTCAGCACCATCCTCGTGCTGATGATGGCCGTTCCCGGCCTCGCTTTGTTCTATGGCGGCCTTGTGCGCGCCAAGAACTTCCTCTCGGTGATCGCGCAGGTCTTCTATTCGGTCTGCGTCGTCACGATCATCTGGTTCGCCTATGGCTACAGCCTCGCCTTCACCGGCGGCTCGTCCTTCATCGGCGGCTTCTCCAAGGCCTTCCTGCACGGCGTGACGCTGGAATCGCTCGGCGCGACCTTCTCGGTCGGCGTGGCGATCCCCGAGCTGGTGTTCATCGTCTTCCAGCTCACCTTCGCCGCCATTACCCCGGCGCTGATCGTCGGCGCCTTCGCGGAGCGCATCAAGTTCTCGGCCGTCGTGCTGTTCATCCCGCTCTGGGTGACCTTGATCTACTTCCCGATGGCCCACATGGTTTGGTACTGGGCCGGCCCGGATGCGGTTGACGCCGCTGCCAAGGCTCTCGCTGCCGCCACCGACCCGGCCGCCAAGGAGGCCGCGCAGGCCGCCCTCGACGCCGTGCTCGCCGATACCGGCCTGATCTTCTCCTTCGGCGCGATCGACTTCGCCGGCGGCACCGTCGTTCACATCAATGCGGGTATCGCCGGCCTCGTCGGCGCCCTGATCATCGGCAAGCGCACCGGCTACGGCAAGGAGCTGATGCCTCCCCACTCGCTGCCCTTCGCGCTGGTCGGCGCCGCCCTCCTGTGGGTCGGCTGGTTCGGCTTCAACGCCGGTTCCAACCTCGAAGCCTCCCCGCTCACCGTCCTCGCCGTGCTCAACACCTTCGTGGCCCCGGCCGCGGCGGCTCTGGGCTGGGCGCTGGTCGAGTGGCTGGCCAAGGGCAAGCCGAGCCTGCTCGGTCTCGCCTCGGGCGTCGTCGCCGGCCTCGTGGCGGTCACCCCGGCGGCGGGCTTCGCCGGCCCGATGGGCTCCATCGTGCTCGGCTTCGTCACCGGCATCATCTGCTTCTTCTTCTGCACCACCGTGAAGAACGCGCTGGGCTATGACGACAGCCTCGACGTGTTCGGCGTCCACTGCGTGGGCGGCATCGTCGGCGCCATCGGCACCGGCATCGTGGTCAGCCCCGCCCTCGGCGGCACCGGCATCTATGACTACGTCGCCGGCGCGGTCGCGTCCTACGACATGGCCACCCAGGTCACGGCGCAGATCAAGGGCGTGCTGGTCACGCTGGTGTGGTCGGGCGTCGGCTCCGCGATCCTGTTCTGGATCGTCAATCTCATCGTCGGGCTGCGTCCGTCGGTCGAGAAGGAGCGCGAGGGTCTCGACATCGTCGATCACGGCGAGCGCGCCTATCACAGCTGA
- a CDS encoding gamma-glutamyl-gamma-aminobutyrate hydrolase family protein, with translation MRPVIGVISDVKTINGQVTHGVTEKYIYAVARGAQAMPVLIPGTISAVDAAMAPERVVIDEILDLVDGIFLPGSPSNVGPHHYGDRPHDPPLPADPHRDDISLPLITAALQRGVPLFGVCRGFQEMNVAFGGTLFQKLYEQEGRFDHREDSTLDLNGQYAPVHDVALTPGGLLAGLAGAETWRVNSLHGQGVATLAPGLDVEAKAPDGTIEAFRVPNTPGFNLAIQWHPEWRFWEDKLSTGVFTAFGAAARLYAEERRGNPKLKATG, from the coding sequence ATGCGTCCAGTCATCGGCGTGATCAGCGACGTGAAGACCATCAATGGTCAGGTCACGCACGGGGTCACGGAAAAGTACATCTATGCGGTTGCGCGCGGCGCGCAGGCCATGCCGGTGCTGATCCCCGGCACCATTTCGGCGGTCGACGCCGCCATGGCGCCCGAACGCGTGGTGATCGACGAGATCCTCGACCTCGTCGACGGCATCTTCCTGCCGGGCAGCCCGTCCAATGTCGGCCCCCATCATTATGGCGACCGCCCGCACGATCCGCCGCTGCCGGCCGATCCGCACCGCGACGACATCTCGCTGCCGCTCATCACCGCGGCGCTGCAGCGCGGCGTGCCGCTATTCGGCGTGTGCCGGGGCTTTCAGGAAATGAATGTCGCGTTCGGCGGCACGCTGTTCCAGAAGCTCTATGAGCAGGAAGGCCGCTTCGACCATCGCGAGGATTCCACCCTCGACCTTAACGGCCAGTACGCGCCGGTTCACGACGTCGCGCTCACCCCCGGCGGCCTGCTGGCGGGCCTTGCCGGGGCCGAGACGTGGCGGGTGAACTCGCTGCACGGGCAGGGGGTCGCCACGCTGGCGCCCGGTCTCGACGTCGAGGCCAAGGCGCCGGACGGCACCATTGAGGCGTTCCGCGTGCCCAACACGCCGGGCTTCAACCTCGCCATCCAGTGGCACCCGGAATGGCGCTTCTGGGAGGACAAGCTCTCCACCGGCGTCTTTACCGCCTTTGGCGCCGCCGCCCGGCTCTATGCCGAGGAGCGCCGCGGTAACCCGAAGCTGAAGGCGACGGGCTAA
- a CDS encoding prolyl-tRNA synthetase associated domain-containing protein: protein MTEPLTAAPLTSADLFARLAALGIVTRTVEHPPLYTVEDSQALRGDIAGGHTKNLFLKDKKGNLFLVVVEEEARVDLKSLHGPLGAASRLSFGSAELLEEVLGVKPGAVTAFGPVNDTAGRVTVVLDAALMEHAEINCHPLINTATTTIARDDLVRFLRATGHEPIILAVPRRAEEAEGDPA, encoded by the coding sequence ATGACCGAACCTCTGACCGCCGCACCGCTGACCTCCGCCGACCTGTTCGCCCGCCTCGCCGCGCTCGGCATCGTCACGCGCACGGTGGAGCATCCCCCGCTCTACACGGTCGAGGATTCGCAGGCGCTGCGCGGCGACATTGCCGGCGGGCACACCAAGAACCTGTTCCTGAAGGACAAGAAGGGCAATCTCTTCCTCGTCGTGGTGGAGGAGGAGGCGCGGGTCGACCTCAAGAGCCTGCACGGCCCGCTGGGCGCGGCGAGCCGGCTCTCCTTCGGCAGCGCCGAGCTGCTGGAGGAAGTGCTGGGGGTGAAGCCGGGGGCGGTCACGGCGTTCGGCCCGGTGAACGACACGGCCGGCCGCGTCACCGTCGTGCTCGATGCCGCGCTGATGGAGCATGCCGAGATCAACTGCCACCCGCTGATCAACACCGCCACGACGACCATCGCGCGCGACGATCTGGTGCGCTTCCTGCGCGCCACCGGCCATGAGCCGATCATCCTCGCCGTGCCGCGCCGGGCGGAGGAGGCCGAGGGCGACCCGGCCTGA
- the trxA gene encoding thioredoxin: protein MLLNQPANPAENGATPAGDDVVIDVTTRSFMKDVVEESRTRPVLVDFWAPWCGPCRQLTPIIEKVVRAAKGKVRLAKMNTDEHPAVAQQLGIQSLPTVYAFVNGQPVDGFMGAQPETQIKALVDRLVQGAGGGDIADVLASAEAALTEGDLVGAAEIFAAVLAEEPGNLKALAGLAKTQLTAGNLDQAKATLALAPDTAATDSGLAAVRAAIELEEAAAALGDVRELEAKVAANPLDHQARFDLAVALNARGKREEAADHLLSIVRKDRTWNDDGARKQLVQFFEAWGPTDEHTMAGRRRLSSILFA from the coding sequence ATGCTGCTGAACCAGCCCGCCAACCCGGCCGAGAACGGGGCCACGCCGGCCGGCGACGATGTCGTGATCGATGTCACGACCCGGAGCTTCATGAAGGACGTGGTCGAGGAATCCCGCACCCGCCCGGTGCTGGTCGATTTCTGGGCGCCGTGGTGCGGGCCGTGCCGCCAGCTCACCCCGATCATCGAGAAGGTGGTGCGGGCGGCAAAGGGCAAGGTGCGCCTCGCCAAGATGAACACGGACGAGCACCCCGCCGTCGCCCAGCAGCTCGGCATCCAGTCGCTGCCCACCGTCTATGCCTTCGTCAACGGCCAGCCGGTCGATGGCTTCATGGGCGCCCAGCCGGAGACCCAGATCAAGGCACTGGTCGACCGTCTCGTGCAGGGCGCGGGCGGCGGCGACATCGCCGACGTGCTGGCCTCCGCCGAGGCGGCGCTCACGGAGGGCGACCTCGTCGGTGCGGCCGAGATCTTCGCCGCCGTGCTGGCCGAGGAGCCCGGCAACCTCAAGGCCCTCGCCGGCCTCGCCAAGACGCAGCTCACCGCCGGCAATCTCGATCAGGCCAAGGCGACGCTGGCGCTGGCGCCCGACACCGCCGCCACTGATTCGGGCCTGGCCGCCGTGCGCGCCGCCATCGAGCTGGAAGAGGCTGCCGCCGCGCTCGGCGATGTGCGTGAGCTGGAAGCCAAGGTCGCGGCCAATCCGCTCGACCATCAGGCCCGCTTCGACCTCGCCGTCGCGCTGAACGCGCGCGGCAAGCGCGAGGAGGCGGCCGACCACCTGCTCTCCATCGTCCGCAAGGACCGCACCTGGAACGACGACGGCGCCCGCAAGCAGCTGGTGCAGTTCTTCGAGGCCTGGGGTCCGACCGACGAGCACACCATGGCCGGGCGCCGGCGCCTCTCCTCCATCCTGTTCGCCTGA
- a CDS encoding aminotransferase class I/II-fold pyridoxal phosphate-dependent enzyme, translating to MRHGDARHPVPAAADSPAASSPAGASPAGDAGPAARSPFIRLNELLADIAPGKTPLSLAVGEPRHAMPGFVGEVLARHLDGFGRYPAGKGLPEFRRAAADWFARRYTLPRPLDAEREVLVLNGSREGLFFAALMARRLASPRKQAQLAGAAPAVLLPNPFYAAYGAGAEAAGCESVSLPLPPGGGWLPDLDALDPALLERAIAIYFASPANPQGTIAPRAYLERLVALCRRHQVMVFADECYSEIWLGDAPPTGILEVAGPDYAGVVAFNSLSKRSSLPGLRLGFCAGDGRFMEAFGDFRNVAAPQVPEPLQHVGIAALADEAHVSASRDLYMAKFDVADRLLAGRFGYQRPDGGFFLWLDVAELGGGEAACRRLWQREGLRTVPGGYLCRSEADGRNPGETYLRIALVHDLATTEAALARLLAGLG from the coding sequence ATGCGCCATGGCGACGCCCGCCACCCCGTCCCCGCGGCTGCCGATTCACCGGCGGCCTCGTCCCCGGCTGGCGCCTCCCCGGCGGGCGATGCCGGGCCGGCGGCGCGTTCTCCCTTCATCCGCCTCAACGAATTGCTGGCCGACATCGCGCCCGGCAAGACGCCGCTGAGCCTCGCCGTCGGCGAGCCGCGCCACGCCATGCCCGGTTTCGTCGGCGAGGTGCTGGCCCGTCATCTCGACGGTTTCGGTCGCTACCCCGCCGGCAAGGGGCTGCCGGAGTTCCGCCGCGCGGCCGCCGACTGGTTCGCCCGCCGTTACACGCTGCCGCGCCCGCTCGATGCCGAGCGCGAGGTGCTGGTGCTCAACGGCTCGCGCGAGGGGCTGTTCTTCGCCGCGCTGATGGCGCGCCGCCTCGCCTCGCCGCGCAAGCAGGCGCAGCTTGCCGGCGCCGCGCCGGCGGTGCTGCTGCCCAACCCGTTCTATGCCGCCTATGGCGCGGGCGCCGAGGCTGCCGGCTGCGAGAGCGTCTCGCTGCCGCTGCCGCCGGGCGGGGGCTGGCTGCCCGATCTCGACGCGCTGGACCCCGCTTTGCTCGAGCGCGCCATCGCCATCTATTTCGCCTCGCCCGCCAACCCGCAGGGCACCATCGCCCCGCGCGCCTATCTCGAGCGGCTGGTCGCGCTGTGCCGCCGTCACCAGGTGATGGTCTTCGCGGACGAATGCTATTCGGAGATCTGGCTGGGGGACGCACCGCCGACCGGCATCCTCGAGGTCGCCGGGCCCGATTATGCCGGCGTCGTCGCCTTCAATTCGCTGTCGAAGCGCTCCAGCCTGCCGGGCCTGCGCCTCGGCTTCTGCGCCGGCGACGGCCGCTTCATGGAAGCCTTCGGCGATTTCCGCAACGTGGCGGCGCCGCAGGTGCCGGAGCCCCTGCAGCATGTCGGCATCGCCGCGCTGGCGGACGAGGCGCATGTGAGCGCCAGCCGCGACCTTTACATGGCGAAATTCGACGTGGCCGACCGGCTGCTCGCCGGGCGCTTCGGCTATCAGCGGCCCGATGGCGGCTTCTTCCTCTGGCTCGACGTGGCCGAGCTTGGCGGCGGCGAGGCCGCCTGCCGCCGGCTCTGGCAGCGGGAGGGGCTGCGCACCGTGCCCGGCGGCTATCTGTGCCGCAGCGAGGCGGACGGGCGCAATCCGGGCGAGACCTATCTGCGCATCGCGCTCGTTCATGACCTCGCCACGACCGAGGCGGCGCTCGCGCGCCTTCTCGCCGGGCTGGGCTGA
- a CDS encoding ubiquinone biosynthesis hydroxylase yields the protein MEQTQAYDAVIAGGGLAGLTLALALRQGLGDSARLAVADPVFAHAQVKSSDMRASAFAAGARRLFETLGVWEAIAGQAQPMLAMEITDSKLTDAARPVFLSFDGEVAPGEPFAHMVPNAVLQDAMTELARARGVALIPAGIAAYAARPGAVDVTLSDGAGARAALLAACDGGRSKLRAMAGIGVVGWSYKQSAIVLTVGHERPHEGKAIEHFLPAGPFAILPLTGNRSSIVWTETTETAQSLLRLPRILLLDELERRFGLEWGALEILDEPKAFPLGFQMARHFVAERLALVGDAAHTIHPIAGQGINMGLRDVAALAETVTDAARLGLDIGGPDVLERYQRWRRFDTLTMGVATDGLNRLFGQRNDIARLVRDVGLGVVERLPRLKDFFIRDAAGIVGQAPRLLRGEAL from the coding sequence ATGGAGCAGACGCAGGCTTACGACGCGGTGATCGCCGGCGGCGGGCTCGCCGGGCTCACCCTCGCCCTCGCGCTGCGCCAGGGGCTGGGCGACAGCGCCCGGCTGGCCGTCGCCGATCCGGTGTTCGCCCACGCACAGGTGAAGAGCAGCGACATGCGCGCCTCCGCCTTCGCCGCCGGGGCGCGGCGCCTGTTCGAGACGCTGGGCGTGTGGGAGGCGATCGCCGGGCAGGCGCAGCCCATGCTCGCCATGGAGATCACCGATTCCAAGCTCACCGACGCGGCGCGGCCAGTGTTCCTGTCCTTCGACGGCGAGGTCGCGCCGGGCGAACCCTTCGCCCATATGGTGCCGAACGCGGTACTGCAGGACGCCATGACCGAGCTCGCCCGCGCGCGCGGCGTCGCCCTCATCCCCGCCGGCATCGCCGCCTATGCGGCGCGGCCGGGCGCGGTCGACGTCACGCTATCGGACGGCGCGGGCGCCCGCGCGGCGCTGCTCGCCGCCTGCGATGGCGGGCGCTCGAAGCTGCGGGCCATGGCCGGCATCGGCGTGGTCGGCTGGTCCTACAAGCAGTCGGCGATCGTGCTGACGGTCGGCCATGAGCGCCCGCATGAGGGCAAGGCGATCGAACATTTCCTGCCGGCCGGCCCCTTCGCCATCCTGCCGCTCACCGGCAACCGCTCCTCCATCGTCTGGACCGAGACCACGGAGACCGCGCAGAGCCTCCTGCGCCTGCCGCGCATCCTGCTGCTCGACGAGCTGGAGCGGCGCTTCGGGCTGGAATGGGGCGCGCTGGAGATCCTTGACGAGCCCAAGGCCTTCCCTCTCGGCTTCCAGATGGCGCGGCACTTCGTCGCCGAGCGCCTCGCGCTGGTGGGCGACGCCGCGCACACCATCCATCCCATCGCCGGGCAGGGCATCAATATGGGCCTGCGGGATGTCGCCGCCCTCGCCGAGACGGTGACGGACGCCGCACGGCTCGGCCTCGATATTGGCGGACCGGATGTGCTGGAGCGCTACCAGCGCTGGCGGCGCTTCGACACGCTGACCATGGGCGTGGCGACCGACGGGCTGAACCGGCTGTTCGGCCAGCGCAACGACATTGCCCGGCTGGTGCGCGATGTCGGGCTGGGCGTGGTCGAGCGCCTGCCGCGGCTGAAGGACTTCTTCATCCGCGACGCCGCCGGCATTGTCGGGCAGGCCCCGCGCCTGCTGCGCGGCGAGGCGCTCTAA